One region of Pogoniulus pusillus isolate bPogPus1 chromosome 19, bPogPus1.pri, whole genome shotgun sequence genomic DNA includes:
- the CHIC1 gene encoding cysteine-rich hydrophobic domain-containing protein 1, protein MSVLLPNMADFDTIYELEEEEEEEESEPVVRSQELPRPRDAPDPVAVRGAGHITVFGLSNKFDTEFPSVLTGKVAPEEFKTSIGRVNACLRKNLPVNVKWLLCGCLCCCCTLGCSLWPVVCLNKRTRRSIQKLLEWENNRLYHKLGLHWKLSKRKCETSNMMEYVILIEFLPKYPIFRPD, encoded by the exons ATGAGCGTACTACTGCCCAATATGGCGGACTTCGACACGATCTacgagctggaggaggaggaggaggaggaggagtccGAGCCTGTGGTGcggagccaggagctgcctcggCCCCGCGACGCGCCGGATCCCGTAGCGGTACGGGGCGCCGGGCACATCACCGT GTTTGGCTTGAGCAACAAGTTTGATACAGAATTTCCTTCTGTTCTGACAGGGAAG GTTGCCCCAGAAGAATTCAAGACCAGCATTGGTCGTGTGAATGCCTGTTTAAGAAAGAATCTCCCTGTCAACGTAAAATGGCTGCTCTGTggctgtctgtgctgctgctgcacgctGGGCTGTAGCCTGTGGCCTGTAGTCTGTCTTAACAAAAGA ACTAGAAGATCAATTCAGAAGTTATTAGAATGGGAAAATAACAGACTATATCATAAG CTTGGTTTGCACTGGAAGCTGAGCAAAAGGAAATGTGAAACTAGCAATATGATGGAATAT GTAATATTAATAGAGTTCTTACCAAAATATCCCATATTTCGACCTGACTGA